The Candidatus Limnocylindrales bacterium genome has a segment encoding these proteins:
- the argS gene encoding arginine--tRNA ligase, whose amino-acid sequence MKARLRGLIAGALARAHEAGDLASAEVPAFVVEVPRDATHGDLASNVAMLLARPEKKSPRALAELLIRHIGDGGGLLARVEPAGPGFLNFTLSDGAWRQRLLEIVEAGDAYGTGENGGGQRIQIEFCSANPTGPLHIGHGRGAVTGDAIARLLEAAGYDVDREYYVNDAGVQIETLGRSVLARYRELHGIHEPFPEDGYPGDYVVDLAQEIIERDGRRWLDAPADEATATLAQWAAARLLDNIRADLEAFNVRIDNFTSERALRQRGSVQDAIAELRQRGHIYEQEGAIWMRTTAFDDDKDRPVVKSDGELTYFGCDIAYHREKLLKGYERIINVWGADHHGYVSRIRGCLQALGLEGDRLRVVLVQMVSLSRDGEPVRMGKRTGEFIPLRAVVDEVGNDLARFFFLSRKSDAHLDFDLELARRQTAENPVFYVQYAHTRIAGIFRQAAERGIGIPEPGIDAVQALSHPDEIGLIKLLAEFPEIVDAAAEALEPHRVIHYVQRVAGDFHRFYSRHRCVSDDAEMTAARLLLVGAVGQVIGRALRLVGIAAPERM is encoded by the coding sequence ATGAAAGCACGTCTGCGAGGGCTGATTGCCGGCGCGTTGGCCAGGGCGCACGAGGCGGGTGATCTCGCGAGCGCGGAGGTGCCGGCGTTCGTCGTCGAGGTTCCGCGCGACGCCACGCACGGCGATCTTGCGAGCAACGTGGCCATGCTGCTGGCGCGGCCCGAGAAGAAGTCGCCGCGCGCACTGGCCGAGCTTCTGATCCGCCACATCGGCGACGGCGGCGGCCTCCTCGCCAGGGTCGAGCCGGCCGGTCCCGGCTTCCTCAACTTCACACTGAGCGACGGTGCCTGGCGCCAGCGCCTGCTCGAGATCGTCGAGGCCGGCGACGCCTACGGCACCGGCGAGAACGGCGGCGGCCAGCGCATCCAGATCGAGTTCTGCTCGGCCAATCCCACCGGGCCGCTGCACATCGGGCACGGGCGCGGCGCCGTCACCGGCGATGCCATCGCGCGCCTGCTCGAGGCGGCCGGTTATGACGTCGACCGCGAGTACTACGTCAACGATGCCGGGGTCCAGATCGAGACGCTCGGCCGCTCGGTTCTGGCGCGCTATCGCGAGCTGCACGGCATCCACGAGCCGTTTCCCGAGGACGGCTATCCCGGCGACTACGTCGTCGACCTTGCGCAGGAGATCATCGAGCGCGACGGGCGGCGCTGGCTGGACGCGCCTGCCGACGAAGCGACTGCCACGCTCGCGCAGTGGGCCGCGGCTCGTCTGCTCGACAACATTCGCGCCGACCTCGAAGCCTTCAACGTGCGGATCGACAACTTCACCTCCGAGCGCGCGCTGCGCCAGCGGGGCAGCGTGCAGGATGCGATCGCCGAGCTTCGCCAGCGCGGGCACATCTACGAGCAGGAAGGCGCGATCTGGATGCGCACCACCGCCTTCGACGACGACAAGGACCGTCCGGTCGTCAAGAGCGACGGCGAGCTGACCTACTTCGGCTGCGACATCGCCTACCACCGCGAGAAGCTGCTCAAGGGCTACGAGCGCATCATCAACGTCTGGGGCGCCGATCATCATGGCTACGTCAGCCGCATCCGCGGCTGCCTGCAGGCGCTCGGCCTCGAGGGCGACAGGCTGCGCGTGGTGCTCGTGCAGATGGTGAGCCTCTCGCGCGACGGCGAGCCGGTGCGCATGGGCAAGAGGACGGGCGAGTTCATCCCGCTGCGCGCGGTGGTGGACGAGGTGGGCAACGATCTGGCGCGGTTCTTCTTCCTGTCGCGCAAGTCGGACGCGCACCTGGACTTCGACCTGGAGCTGGCGCGGCGGCAGACGGCCGAGAACCCGGTCTTCTACGTGCAGTACGCGCACACGCGCATCGCCGGCATCTTCCGTCAGGCCGCCGAGCGCGGCATCGGGATTCCCGAGCCGGGCATCGACGCCGTGCAGGCGCTGTCGCACCCCGACGAGATCGGGTTGATCAAGTTGCTCGCCGAGTTTCCCGAGATCGTCGATGCGGCGGCCGAGGCGCTCGAGCCGCATCGGGTCATCCACTACGTGCAGCGCGTGGCGGGCGACTTCCATCGCTTCTATTCCAGGCACCGTTGCGTCAGCGACGATGCCGAGATGACGGCCGCGCGGCTGCTGCTCGTGGGCGCGGTCGGGCAGGTGATCGGCCGGGCGCTCCGGCTGGTGGGGATCGCGGCCCCGGAGCGGATGTAG
- a CDS encoding alpha/beta family hydrolase: protein MEATAVAITVSAAQQVSGLWQRPPDAWACYVMAHGAGAGMQHEFLAAIAAGLAGRGVAVLRYQFPFMERGARRPDAPALAQATVRAAAEEALRRSAGLPLFAGGKSFGARMTSQAQAQAPLAGVRGLVFLGFPLHPAGKPSTDRALHLFDVHIPMLFLQGTRDELADLRLLAPICRDLGGRARIEIVDDGDHSFHVRVRSGRRDADVRAAMVEAIAEWMSAQAPTA from the coding sequence ATAACGGTTTCGGCGGCGCAGCAGGTCTCGGGCCTGTGGCAGAGGCCTCCCGATGCGTGGGCGTGCTACGTCATGGCGCACGGCGCCGGCGCCGGCATGCAGCACGAGTTCCTGGCCGCCATCGCCGCCGGCCTGGCCGGGCGCGGCGTCGCGGTCCTGCGCTACCAGTTCCCGTTCATGGAGCGCGGCGCACGGCGGCCCGATGCTCCGGCGCTGGCACAGGCGACCGTGCGCGCCGCTGCCGAGGAGGCACTGCGGCGCAGCGCAGGCCTGCCACTGTTTGCCGGCGGCAAGTCCTTCGGCGCGCGCATGACTTCGCAGGCGCAGGCGCAAGCGCCGCTGGCCGGCGTGCGCGGTCTCGTCTTCCTCGGCTTCCCGCTGCACCCTGCCGGCAAGCCGTCCACCGATCGCGCGCTGCATCTGTTCGACGTGCACATCCCGATGCTGTTCCTCCAGGGCACGCGTGACGAGCTGGCCGATCTGCGGCTTCTGGCGCCGATCTGCCGCGACCTCGGCGGCCGTGCGCGCATCGAAATCGTCGACGACGGCGACCACTCCTTCCACGTGCGCGTTCGCTCGGGCCGCCGCGATGCCGACGTACGAGCAGCGATGGTCGAGGCGATCGCCGAATGGATGTCGGCGCAGGCGCCAACGGCATAG
- the rplQ gene encoding 50S ribosomal protein L17: MRHMKSGRKLGRNSSHRDAMFRNMVTSLIMHGRIRTTDAKAKELRRWADRMITLGKQDTVAARRRARAYIRTDEAVYKLFSEVAPRFAQRAGGYTRIIKLGQRLGDAAPLSLVELTELPPPVKKAKAGEEKEASSR; this comes from the coding sequence ATGAGACACATGAAGTCCGGGCGCAAGCTCGGGCGGAACTCGTCGCATCGCGACGCCATGTTCCGCAACATGGTGACCTCGCTGATCATGCACGGCCGCATCCGCACCACCGACGCCAAGGCGAAGGAGCTGCGGCGCTGGGCCGACCGCATGATCACGCTCGGCAAGCAGGACACGGTTGCGGCGCGCCGCCGCGCGCGCGCCTACATCCGCACCGACGAGGCGGTCTACAAGCTGTTCTCGGAAGTGGCGCCGCGCTTCGCGCAGCGCGCCGGCGGTTACACGCGCATCATCAAGCTGGGACAGCGCCTCGGTGATGCCGCTCCGCTGTCCCTGGTGGAGCTGACCGAGTTGCCGCCGCCGGTGAAGAAGGCGAAGGCGGGCGAGGAGAAAGAGGCGTCGTCCCGCTGA